Genomic segment of Triticum aestivum cultivar Chinese Spring chromosome 6A, IWGSC CS RefSeq v2.1, whole genome shotgun sequence:
CTGCCAGCTTCCCCGAACTTCTTTGATCTTATTAGGTTCTTCGGCACATGAATATTAAGTTCATTAGTACAAAAAAATTGCACCTTCATGAAATGTGTTCCTTTTTCGTCATCCATAGATCCCTAGGGCGTGGCTACACTTGTGCAAAATGAAAACATGCATGACGGGTACAAAAATAACTTGGTGGGTGACCAGGAAATGTAGAATGCAAGGAATACAAATTCTTGATAGTTCAACACCATCCACTTAACTAAAAGCCCGACATTTAAATCTACTGCTTACTTGACACTACTAGCATTGAAGCATTTCTTAAGAAGACGAATGATGCCGGTCCTAAGACTCACACTAATGATAAGGTTGCAAATATAACTAAAGGAAGGTACTTTCCTGGTTTGCTAACCCATTTGTTCCCACTTAATCTGAACCAACTATTCATTTCCCAACCCAAGCAGCCCCGATTGCGATCATGGCTGCCACTGGCACGGTGGACGCGAGTGCAAGTTGTAGCACCTTGTTCATCGTCCTGAGGTTCCTGATCTCCCTGTTCCTATCAGCCATTTCCTCGATGAACTCGTCTCGGTCTTCTGTCACCTCCCGCAGCTTCACTCGTTCAGCTTGGATTCTCTTTTGCATGTATTCCTCCAGTACATCCTCCCACACGTAGACCTCGCACGCTCTCCTCTGAACCTGTAcataaaaatcaagaaacaagagcaaaagaatCTTTAGCTAGTGCAGGTACTGAACTGAATCTGCTACATTTTGTATTATCTATATATTCTTACCCCATAGTTCACGCAGCTGAAGTAGAACTTGTCCTGCCTCGCCACCGCAGATCCAGCTTTCCTGGCGCATGGCATGCCGCATGCACATCGAAGTATCGGATTTCCAGTCGACATGTTCTTGCAGAAGAAGTGTTTGTTCTTGCAGAAGAAGTGTTGTGCCGATTCATGTTCCATTCCACTCGTATGTATAGACCTTGAATTTATTGTATGCAGCTGTCTACAACCAACCATAGTACGCATGCTTTCGGCGCTACTGAAGGGGGCAGTGTCCGGGTCGTGCCCATACGGTGTGCCGATCGAACAATAAAGTTGTGAGGTCAAATCGACCTTATCTCTATTGCATCGTTGTTTGAGAGGAGTGCATGGTCGACTGGTCATTTTGACTCACCCGTGAGCTGTGCAACACTCTGGATAGTAGGGCATGGGCGACATGGCGTTGTACCACTCCTCCCTAATTGATGCATGTTTTCTGTTATTTTAATACGTCCACTTTCCCTCCTCATCTACTCCACGGCATACACTCCCTCTTCACATGAATTGGTTAATCAACAATTCTCCATTGGGAGAGCCTTAAACTCGTCATTGGTATCTCAGAGTCAGTTTGCCCCATTTTCATATCAACACTGGAAAAAAAACTATTTTCCTTAACCGTGTATCCCACTGAGAAACAAGTCAAAAAAACTGCATTATCGTTCGGATAACGCCTCCCTTGGATCCCTCCTGCCCAGCTCCCACCTACATGTCAAATCAACTTAAACTGCTGCCCTGCTTGAACTCTCTATACGCTAGTACCTCAAAGTTGTATATAACTCAACCATCCCTACCTCGTTCTCCTACACACCAACGTCATGGATCACAATGCCGACGAGACGGATGCTCTGTTCACCGGCGAAGCCATGATTGTTCCCCCCGCACGCTCAACTGCCACTACCGTCATCCCCGTGAGTATTGCCACCGGCCTTTGCTTTCAAACTGGCATTGCAGAAATCATTGATATTTTGTTAAACCATATTAAATGTATAGGCTCATCCATCCACTCTCAGGCCTATGACAATTAAGCAGTTGTATGATGGATTCCTGGAGGACATAGAGCGTTACCCTATCGTAGTTGACGGAGACACCGTGTCATCAGTGAGTCTATATATAAAATCATTTAGATTTTCAAAAACCATCCACTAGCTGTTCTTAATATATGTCTTCATTTGATAGGTGATCCTGATAGGAACTGTTTCACACTCTACTGTTCGAATGAATCACTGGTCCTTCGATCTACAGGATGCCACAGGGTTAATCAACATATCTTTCTGGTACTAATTTCATCGTCAGTAAACTCCTTGTATCCAAAGAACTTCAGAAACAATGCATTTAACCTTTTGCTCCATTTTTTTTGTTCTTCTGTCAGGCCGGAAACAACTTCCGACTTTAAACTTGCTTGGTCATCAAGGTCTGATTTATGTATTaagataaaaataataatttgcAGTCCTAGTTTTTCAACTAGTTGGTCAACAAGCCCACTGTTTCAATTGTTACATCTTATTTGCAGCAATGGCGACTATGTTCAACTATTTGGCAAACCTGCCATGAATGACAGATTCCTTTAGATTAAAGCTTTCAAGATCAGGTTATTTTAAACCGCATCTTTTTTCTGTGTCATAAATTTTTCACATATAACATTCTTTTTTACACATAGCCATACATTTTAAAAATATTGCAGGTTAATCGAAAACTACAATGACACCACGCACCACTACTTGTATACCATACACACCACATTAGACATTCGTAAGAGAAACACCCACAAGGTAATTCTTCGTGTTTTTTGTAAAATGTACCTAAATGATACATACATTCTTTCTCACATACATTACCTCTCATAGGCAAGAATGGAACCTGACTCCACAGCATCAACTGTTTTCCCAAAGGGGCCGTCAATTACCCCGTCGGAGGTGCCCTTGCATTCGTCAACAAAGGACAAGATATTTGCCATCCTGCGAGACCCAGCTTACCGGTAAGTACTGTATGGCTGGTACATAAAGTTCTTTGATTATTACGAAAGCTAAATGCAATATCCTGAACTAAGTTCCTTTGACCATTAAACATGTATATCCACAAATCTCACAAATAACATATAGGTCCTCGTGCCATGCAGGACCAACAGTTAAAACATAAAGTTCCATGATCCATCCAAAGGATAACTCCATTTTTTTCTCTCATTTGCCCTAACACAGCGATATTCAGCATGGCGTTAGCTTGAAGTTAATCCGTAGTGCACTGGACATCAGCCAGGACGAGATAATGTAAGACATCACATCATTAAATTCATTTAGCCTATTTCCTTATTCAACTTATAGTTGACACATTTTCCAATTACAACTTGGCATAATTAACCAGGCAAGTCATTACAGAGCAAATCTACATTGGGATGATATACACAACTGTTGATGACAACCACTTCAAGTCCTCCATCTGAATTGGTCAATTATCCCTGTGTTAATTATTAGAGCTAAATAATGTACTTGAGTGTCAGACATTTATGGTTAAGCCATTATGTGGATTTTCAGTTAGACCTATCATGATTGTAATATTTATTTCATCACTTTAGCAATTCTCTCAGTTATTTTATTATGTGGTTTCCCTTTCCCAATTCTCTCGGTTATTTTATTATATGTGGTGTCCCACATCAACACTTTATTATCTGGTGTGCCATATCAACACCTTTTTCCTGGCGCACCTGCTGGATAGGTGCCAGTGTGCCACCCTTACACCCCATACCACTCTTCTTCCCCAAACTAACATCTGTCGTTCTCTATCCACCATGGACATTGACCAGATAGATTTTTCATCTAGCTTAGATAACAATATTTTGAGTGAGATTTTCATCAGGCTAGGATGCACTAGATCCCTTGTTCGTAGTTCTGTAGTGAGTCCTAGATGGTTTGAGATCTGtacctcccagcagttcatcatgGAGTATGCTCGCCGCAATGCTCCAGCCGTCCTCGGATTCATTGCTGCATTCGAGCGCCTCTTCGAGCTGCACGTACGTCTTGTGGATGTCGTTGCTTCCCCTCCTGATCCAGGACAAGCTGCTCTGCTTGCTAGGGTTGACGTGGCAACCTTTGCCATGGAGAACATCCTTGCATCTGAAGCAGGTGAGTTGCTCGTCTTGGTCAGAGGTCTCGACGGCGGGTTCTTCTCTGTCTGTCCAAATCCTCCATTTTCTCGGTCATTCTTAGCCCCTAGAATGCCTAGAGTCCCCCTGTTCCAACATCAGCACACCCCTAATTTATATGGTCAATTTGGTGTCATTCTCATTGACAGCAGGCCTAATTTTTCGTTCTTCGTTAAGCAAGCAGCAGGCCCTTTTGTCCGTTCTTATTCTGGTTTGAGTTTCAGTTCAGTTGCTGACCTATATGTCCATGTTTGCATCCTAAAAAACAACGAATGGTCACGCTTTGTTTCCCCACCGCTTCGAACTCCTCCTGGTAATGATGGACCATTGTTCCATTGGGATCCATACTATCTCCTAGTTGGTTCCAATCTATACATGATGTATGTGGTAGGATTTGTGGTTTGCTTCAACATAGATACTTTTGTCTTCTCCACTGTCCAGTTCCCTGTAAGTGTCACTTCCTGCTTTGATTACCACATCTCTAGGAGCAGTTCAGGTATCATATCATTTGTTCACAGTGACAATCTATCACTTCGCACATGGAGATTATCATCACGAGAGCATGAAGAAACAGCATGGTTTCCTATGTCAGAGATAAACCTTGCATCATCCTTTGGAAGCCGATGTCAGCATCCCATGTGGCGTCAATTATTCCTTGGAGTTGATTTAGACGATGGCATTCATTCTATGCAAATCAGGTCATCTAGCATAGATTTGTCCTTTGTCTTCCTGAAATTCAGCTTTCATCATGCAATTTTCATTTTGCAGCAACTCAAGCGGCAACGTACATGAGGTGCAGTACCTTGATGAAGATGGCGCTCTAAGGTCTATTGTTTCTCTTACAGAGCATTGGCCACCAGTGGTTAATATGCCTAATCATGATGCACCATAGAGATAAACATGGCAATGGCCGTGACACTTGTGTATCTTCCTATTCAAATTTATCTTTAAGTACTGTCCAATGTAATATCTTATTATGTTCCTGGTTTGTAATCTCCGAATACTATTCGACTTAGTAATCCCTATGTATTTTTAGTCTTTGCTTTCCTATACATAATCCATTTAGCGAGAAGAATCATTTTCAAGCTCATTTTGTTGCACCACGTATTTAAATGTATTGAGCATTTGTTCCGAACTTTGAATAGGAAAAAACTGACTATTATGTTGATCCACTTATGATATTTATTTCTGTTGAAATATTTTCGGTGTGAAGATATAACGATGTAGAACAGAAAGACTTGTGGAGTATGCCAGTCCAATGTTTTTTTGGAGCTTGACATAATATATCAATTGCTGAAGTCCCGAACTACTTTTTGAATTTATTTGTGATTCCGCTAAACATTTAAACACTAAATTTTAAGGGCCTAGCAATGCGGTACAGTTATCCCACATAAACCGCTCAAGCCAATTCAGCGATATATAAATTAAGTGTGTCACGCGTTTTATCAAAGCACTTGGATTCTTTGTGAATGATTGTGAAGTTCATTAGTTTCGACCTCTCAGGGGCGGAACACGCATGAATAAGTTTTTCTATCCTAAGCGATGAAGTGTGGTACACTTTTTAACAAAGTACTCAGATAGTTATGGATGATCTTAAAGTCCTTTCCATTCGTCCTATGAAGTGCGCAATGTGCATGAATAACTTTTTGTATTCTAAGTGTTTAGAATATTTCCTAAGACATTTTGAAACCTATACCTCAAGTGTGCCACACTCCATTAGTTTCATATcattcctcacactccagggcaaTTTTCCTAGAGTTATTGAATCGATTTTAATGATGTTAGGGTGATTCCCAATCGAGGTCTGAATTTTGGGCCTTTCATTAATAAAAATGTGATAGGTCCTTCGCGCAGTGTACCTTATGTCCACACACCGCTTTATATGGTTTTAGAAAATTAATGATGTTTTTTAAGGGCATCCGCACCCAATAGCCATGAATGGCTCGTTTCGTATACATTAATCGCGCCTCGCAGTTTAGCAAAGTACTGACATTGTTATTGAGCCCTGTAAAGTTCTTTCAGGTCGACTTCTCAAGTGAGGAACCTGCATTAACAACTTTTCCAGCAGAAAAGGTTGAAATAAAGTCGACAAGCCCTTCGTGTCGAATTAATTAATTGCACCACATGCCTTTTAACAAAGTGCACAATTTGCTACGGATGATCTATcaagtgttgggaaacgttgcatgtaaaacaaaaaaaatcctactcACAGGCAAGATCCATCCATGGAGAGTTGGTGAGCATTTTCACACCCTTGAAGACCGCTAAGTAAAAGTGTTTattaacgcggttcatgtagtcataCATTATCACGATCCTTCCCTATAAAAttccgaacacacgacacctctgtGTGCTGCAAACGTTCATCTCAATGACGTCCTCTCCTTCTTCACTGGGAAATTAGTAGATTTGTCCCGCAGCAATACAGAAACTAGACGGGTGATATACTAGATGGCACGGGATTCCTTGGTTAATATTGATGTGTCTTATGTGCTATTCCTGCCCCTATATTTATAAGTTCAGCCCTGGTGGTGCCGGGgcttggagtaaaagcctcatcAAAGTGGCTTTTACATGAAAGGCAGGATTCATTCTCTTACTGCGGGACCAGACGCCATGGTTCCCgttgtctggacccagacgccacgGACCGAGGGGATTGGCCACTTGACCCAAagaaagtgttctcgtgcccaaacactTAGGGAGACATCTTAAACACCTTTGATATCAAACACTATTATCAgctatattaatctttacctcctgaATATTCCGTAGTTCCTCATCATGACCGTGATGTCATCCAGAACTCCGAACAAAATTTGTTCACCAACATAGATAACTCATATAAGACTATATCTTGAACAAATGTTAATCGTGCGGCCCCATACGGGTTTGAACGCCACGTAGACATTACCGA
This window contains:
- the LOC123132037 gene encoding uncharacterized protein, with the translated sequence MWCPTSTLYYLVCHINTFFLAHLLDRCQCATLTPHTTLLPQTNICRSLSTMDIDQIDFSSSLDNNILSEIFIRLGCTRSLVRSSVVSPRWFEICTSQQFIMEYARRNAPAVLGFIAAFERLFELHVRLVDVVASPPDPGQAALLARVDVATFAMENILASEAGELLVLVRGLDGGFFSVCPNPPFSRSFLAPRMPRVPLFQHQHTPNLYGQFGVILIDSRPNFSFFVKQAAGPFVRSYSGLSFSSVADLYVHVCILKNNEWSRFVSPPLRTPPGNDGPLFHWDPYYLLVGSNLYMMYVVGFVVCFNIDTFVFSTVQFPVSVTSCFDYHISRSSSGIISFVHSDNLSLRTWRLSSREHEETAWFPMSEINLASSFGSRCQHPMWRQLFLGVDLDDGIHSMQISNSSGNVHEVQYLDEDGALRSIVSLTEHWPPVVNMPNHDAP